The genomic segment ACTCTGCAAGAAGAAGTCTTCTAAGATCAGGATGCCCTTTAAAATTGACTCCGAGCATTTCACTTATTTCCCTTTCAATCCATAAAAAAGCGGGAATTTTTTTCCCAATTGAATCTATTTCCAATTTAGGATAAGGAACAAGTGTCTTTACATTTATTAACATATTTTTATCATCCCTTGCAAGATGGTAAATTATTTCTATACCTTCTCTTGTATCAATTCCTGTAGCTGTGCATAATCTACATTTATATTTAAAAAATAAATACTCTACAACTTTAGGAGCTTTATCTAACTCAACCTTTATATATATTCGGTTATTCCGAACTTGAGCAATATCTAAAAATTCACCTTTAAGCTTCGCCTTCAATTCTTTTAACACTTCTTTCATTTTTAAATTGCTCCTAGTCCCATAATAATTCCTTCAATCATTGCCTCTGGTTTTGGAGGACAGCCTGGAACATACACAATTTTAACCTCAGGATCAACTTCTTT from the candidate division WOR-3 bacterium genome contains:
- a CDS encoding NADH-quinone oxidoreductase subunit C → MKEVLKELKAKLKGEFLDIAQVRNNRIYIKVELDKAPKVVEYLFFKYKCRLCTATGIDTREGIEIIYHLARDDKNMLINVKTLVPYPKLEIDSIGKKIPAFLWIEREISEMLGVNFKGHPDLRRLLLAESFPKGKYPLRKDFKHSDVTEKDYERLSK